In Spinacia oleracea cultivar Varoflay chromosome 5, BTI_SOV_V1, whole genome shotgun sequence, a single window of DNA contains:
- the LOC130460887 gene encoding uncharacterized protein isoform X1, whose protein sequence is MHYHSFLFSVMCKCSYLNDEELKNQRNRIALPSSASSSRVTTPTNRVSSPSSSASQREVSTTFFSSSPRTTPEAEARVDTSPKISLLSTRQSEALEAAKLTGWIEKDDARSGGNNTNTNNNTNTPRLFLSKLKPRKLKRRINIGSTLSTSSGSGDVEEPDWPPFADEDYIVFCFEEDGAFHVIEDSPTTISPKVSFFYSMFVHDSTLESDLIFSDEQLRCEEHGNLACACSGKNKDVNHLSLINRRDCLLPNKEAEEEMSPKLNHSRTDVSDHLLANNKFVHEIDLTESMDCRNGSVESTESSQLDYEEHFQNEHNPEEVEHSSSPWNNVNVNALLAFRRDCLLSNTEIDEDDVFLSPKAKLGVMISIDELLKGDNDISSIESDQSSGFSGSDSRGDQDDQLEGNEEELASESAKSSISNQSNISSTSFEFPVLEWAWMGSPVTWPRSGRIHFRKHKSRPPACLRCCKF, encoded by the exons ATGCATTACCATTCATTCCTTTTCTCAGTGATGTGCAAATGTTCATATCTGAATGATGAAGAATTGAAAAACCAGAGAAACAGAATTGCTCTTCCTTCCTCGGCTTCATCCTCTCGAGTCACAACACCGACTAACCGGGTTTCTTCCCCTTCATCATCAGCTTCTCAAAGAGAGGTTTCCACCACATTCTTCTCTTCTTCACCAAGAACAACACCAGAGGCAGAGGCAAGAGTTGACACTAGTCCTAAAATCTCATTATTATCAACGCGACAATCAGAAGCGCTGGAAGCCGCCAAATTAACAGGTTGGATAGAGAAGGATGATGCTAGGAGTGGTGGTAacaacaccaacaccaacaacaacaccaacactCCTAGGTTATTCCTCTCTAAACTTAAACCAAGGAAGCTTAAAAGGCGCATTAATATTGGCTCCACACTCTCTACTAGTAGTGGTTCAGGTGATGTTGAGGAGCCTGATTGGCCACCTTTTGCTGATGAAGACTACATTGTTTTCTGCTTTGAAGAGGATGGTGCATTTCATGTTATTGAAGACAGCCCCACCACTATCAGTCCAAAGGTTAGCTTTTTTTACAGTATGTTTGTACATGACTCAACATTAGAATCTGATCTAATATTTTCTGATGAGCAGCTTCGATGTGAAGAACATGGGAATCTCGCCTGCGCGTGTAGTGGGAAGAACAAGGATGTAAATCATCTTAGCCTTATAAACAGAAGAGACTGTCTGTTACCAAATAAAGAG GCTGAGGAAGAAATGAGTCCAAAGttgaaccacagcagaactgatgTTAGTGATCATCTGTTGGCAAACAACAAATTCGtacatgaaattgatttgactGAATCGATGGATTGCAGAAATGGATCAGTTGAATCAACAGAGTCTAGTCAGTTGGATTATGAAGAGCATTTCCAGAATGAACATAACCCTGAAGAAGTTGAACATTCATCATCACCCTGGAACAATGTGAATGTCAATGCTCTCCTGGCTTTTAGGAGAGACTGTTTATTATCCAACACAGAG ATTGATGAGGACGATGTCTTTTTAAGTCCGAAAGCTAAATTGGGAGTGATGATTAGTATTGACGAACTATTGAAAGGAGATAATGACATATCGAGCATAGAGTCTGATCAATCTAGTGGCTTCAGTGGATCAGACTCTAGAGGTGATCAAGACGATCAACTCGAGGGGAATGAAGAAGAGCTTGCTTCAGAGTCTGCTAAATCAAGCATCTCGAATCAATCAAATATCAGCTCAACCTCCTTTGAATTCCCAGT GTTGGAATGGGCATGGATGGGCAGTCCAGTTACATGGCCAAGATCAGGGAGGATTCATTTCAGAAAGCACAAATCTAGGCCTCCTGCATGTCTCAGATGTTGTAAATTCTGA
- the LOC130460887 gene encoding uncharacterized protein isoform X2, producing MHYHSFLFSVMCKCSYLNDEELKNQRNRIALPSSASSSRVTTPTNRVSSPSSSASQREVSTTFFSSSPRTTPEAEARVDTSPKISLLSTRQSEALEAAKLTGWIEKDDARSGGNNTNTNNNTNTPRLFLSKLKPRKLKRRINIGSTLSTSSGSGDVEEPDWPPFADEDYIVFCFEEDGAFHVIEDSPTTISPKLRCEEHGNLACACSGKNKDVNHLSLINRRDCLLPNKEAEEEMSPKLNHSRTDVSDHLLANNKFVHEIDLTESMDCRNGSVESTESSQLDYEEHFQNEHNPEEVEHSSSPWNNVNVNALLAFRRDCLLSNTEIDEDDVFLSPKAKLGVMISIDELLKGDNDISSIESDQSSGFSGSDSRGDQDDQLEGNEEELASESAKSSISNQSNISSTSFEFPVLEWAWMGSPVTWPRSGRIHFRKHKSRPPACLRCCKF from the exons ATGCATTACCATTCATTCCTTTTCTCAGTGATGTGCAAATGTTCATATCTGAATGATGAAGAATTGAAAAACCAGAGAAACAGAATTGCTCTTCCTTCCTCGGCTTCATCCTCTCGAGTCACAACACCGACTAACCGGGTTTCTTCCCCTTCATCATCAGCTTCTCAAAGAGAGGTTTCCACCACATTCTTCTCTTCTTCACCAAGAACAACACCAGAGGCAGAGGCAAGAGTTGACACTAGTCCTAAAATCTCATTATTATCAACGCGACAATCAGAAGCGCTGGAAGCCGCCAAATTAACAGGTTGGATAGAGAAGGATGATGCTAGGAGTGGTGGTAacaacaccaacaccaacaacaacaccaacactCCTAGGTTATTCCTCTCTAAACTTAAACCAAGGAAGCTTAAAAGGCGCATTAATATTGGCTCCACACTCTCTACTAGTAGTGGTTCAGGTGATGTTGAGGAGCCTGATTGGCCACCTTTTGCTGATGAAGACTACATTGTTTTCTGCTTTGAAGAGGATGGTGCATTTCATGTTATTGAAGACAGCCCCACCACTATCAGTCCAAAG CTTCGATGTGAAGAACATGGGAATCTCGCCTGCGCGTGTAGTGGGAAGAACAAGGATGTAAATCATCTTAGCCTTATAAACAGAAGAGACTGTCTGTTACCAAATAAAGAG GCTGAGGAAGAAATGAGTCCAAAGttgaaccacagcagaactgatgTTAGTGATCATCTGTTGGCAAACAACAAATTCGtacatgaaattgatttgactGAATCGATGGATTGCAGAAATGGATCAGTTGAATCAACAGAGTCTAGTCAGTTGGATTATGAAGAGCATTTCCAGAATGAACATAACCCTGAAGAAGTTGAACATTCATCATCACCCTGGAACAATGTGAATGTCAATGCTCTCCTGGCTTTTAGGAGAGACTGTTTATTATCCAACACAGAG ATTGATGAGGACGATGTCTTTTTAAGTCCGAAAGCTAAATTGGGAGTGATGATTAGTATTGACGAACTATTGAAAGGAGATAATGACATATCGAGCATAGAGTCTGATCAATCTAGTGGCTTCAGTGGATCAGACTCTAGAGGTGATCAAGACGATCAACTCGAGGGGAATGAAGAAGAGCTTGCTTCAGAGTCTGCTAAATCAAGCATCTCGAATCAATCAAATATCAGCTCAACCTCCTTTGAATTCCCAGT GTTGGAATGGGCATGGATGGGCAGTCCAGTTACATGGCCAAGATCAGGGAGGATTCATTTCAGAAAGCACAAATCTAGGCCTCCTGCATGTCTCAGATGTTGTAAATTCTGA